A genomic region of Lates calcarifer isolate ASB-BC8 linkage group LG9, TLL_Latcal_v3, whole genome shotgun sequence contains the following coding sequences:
- the add1 gene encoding LOW QUALITY PROTEIN: alpha-adducin (The sequence of the model RefSeq protein was modified relative to this genomic sequence to represent the inferred CDS: inserted 2 bases in 1 codon), which produces MNGDSGAGVVTAPPPTTAPHKERYFDRVDESSPEYQRERNMAPDLRQDFNMMEQRKRVSMILQSPAFCEELETMIQDQLKKGKTPTSLLALQQIADFMTTSMPSMYPAAPQGGMAALNMSLGMVTPVNDLRGSDSISYDKGEKLLRCKLAAFYRLADLFGWSELIYNHLTVRVNSDQERFLIVPFGLLYSEVTASSLVKINLQGEIVDRGSTNLGVNQAGFTLHSAIYAARPDVKCIVHIHTPAGAAVSAMKCGLLPISPEALSLGEVAYHDYHGILVDEEESTLIQRNLGPNSKVLILRNHGLVSVGETVEEAFYYIHNLVTACEIQVRTLASAGGPDNLVMLDPGKYKSRPRVPEPVGDGSSTHPKWQVGEQEYEALMRMLDNLGYRTGYPYRCPALRDKGKKYSDVEIAPSAHGGYSYGEDSDSGARSPLKHSFQRGQRDKTRWLNAGGRPDEPYEDGPDGSSPKSKPKWTKEDGLRQAAVANQFIPLNTNPKEVLEMRNKIREQNLQDIKTAGPQSQVLCAGTVVERTFTQGELVTASKAIIEKEYQPKVIVSKQGPNPFTKLTDQELEEYRREVEQKQKGPEVQGRDASREGSASSSSCPEPETQLRGQASVSTPLRSSAADSPDLERVPPTAPTPATPASEQGSPSLSLSTGAEPAQGGADSAGTLADEVFSTVDEVFSAPDSPHKEFHCAVLRALSKESSVLEAAKADQAPDAEQLGELEEEPKGQKPTSTPPSTPVRAEEESLPEQTYKDESDAATLRQTLPDLTPDDPSDAPALPXPKTPASAPAVAADTAEGEDAADAADQEGDESPSKSPSKKKKKFRTPSFLKKNKKKTES; this is translated from the exons ATGAACGGCGATTCAGGTGCCGGAGTAGTGACGGCCCCCCCTCCCACCACAGCCCCCCACAAGGAGCGGTACTTCGACCGGGTGGACGAGAGCAGCCCGGAGTACCAGAGGGAGAGGAACATGGCGCCCGACCTGCGGCAGGACTTCAACATgatggagcagaggaagagggtCTCCATGATACTACAGAGCCCG GCATTCTGCGAGGAGCTGGAGACGATGATCCAGGATCAGCTGAAGAAGGGCAAGACGCCCACGAGCCTGTTGGCCCTGCAGCAGATTGCAGACTTCATGACCACCAGCATGCCTTCCATGTATCCCGCTGCACCCCAGGGAGGCATGGCAGCACTAAACATGA gtTTGGGCATGGTGACTCCCGTGAACGATCTGCGCGGCTCAGACTCCATCTCCTACGACAAGGGCGAGAAGCTGCTTCGCTGCAAGCTGGCTGCCTTTTATCGGCTCGCTGACTTGTTTGGCTGGTCCGAACTCATCTACAATCACCTCACA GTCAGGGTGAATTCAGACCAGGAGCGTTTCCTGATTGTCCCTTTTGGGCTCCTGTACAGTGAAGTCACTGCCTCCAGTCTG GTGAAAATAAACCTTCAAGGTGAGATAGTGGACCGGGGCAGCACCAACCTCGGAGTCAACCAGGCCGGCTTCACCCTCCACTCTGCCATCTATGCCGCACGGCCCGATGTCAAGTGTATcgtacatatacacacacctgcgGGTGCTGCG GTGTCGGCCATGAAATGCGGCCTGTTGCCCATCTCTCCTGAGGCACTGTCTCTGGGCGAGGTGGCCTACCATGACTACCACGGCATACTGGTGGATGAGGAAGAGAGCACTCTTATACAGAGGAACCTAGGGCCTAACAGCAAG GTGCTCATCCTGAGAAACCATGGGCTGGTGTCTGTAGGTGAAACAGTGGAGGAAGCTTTCTATTACATCCACAATTTGGTCACTGCCTGTGAGATCCAG GTGCGCACACTGGCCAGCGCTGGAGGGCCAGATAATCTGGTGATGCTGGACCCGGGGAAATACAAATCACGTCCAAGGGTCCCTGAGCCAGTTGGCGACGGGTCCTCTACACACCCCAAGTGGCAAGTCGGGGAGCAGGAGTATGAGGCTCTCATGAGAATGCTCGACAACTTG GGCTACAGGACAGGCTATCCTTACCGCTGCCCGGCATTGCGAGACAAAGGTAAAAAGTACAGTGACGTGGAGATCGCTCCCTCCGCCCACGGTGGTTACTCATACGGGGAGGACAGCGACTCAGGCGCTCGCTCCCCGCTGAAACACAGCTTCCAGCGCGGCCAGCGCGACAAGACCCGCTGGCTCAATGCCGGCGGCCGGCCCGACGAGCCCTACGAGGACGGGCCCGACGGCAGCAGCCCCAAGTCGAAGCCTAAG TGGACAAAGGAAGACGGCCTCCGCCAGGCTGCAGTAGCCAATCAGTTCATCCCATTGAACACCAACCCAAAGGAAGTCCTGGAAATGAGGAATAAG atCCGGGAGCAGAACCTGCAGGACATAAAGACAGCAGGACCCCAGTCTCAGGTCCTGTGTGCCGGGACCGTGGTAGAACGCACCTTTACCCAG GGGGAGCTTGTGACCGCGTCCAAGGCCATCATCGAGAAGGAGTACCAGCCCAAGGTCATCGTCAGCAAGCAGGGTCCCAATCCCTTCACCAAACTCACGGaccaggagctggaggagtACCGCAGAGAGGTggagcagaaacagaaagggcCTGAAG TGCAGGGGCGAGACGCTAGTAGGGAGGGATCAGCCTCCAGCTCATCCTGTCCTGAGCCTGAAACACAACTGAGAGGTCAAGCCTCTGTCTCCACACCTCTACGGTCGTCTGCAGCCGACTCTCCCGACTTAGAGAGagtcccgcccacagcacccACACCCGCAACACCAGCCTCCGAGCAGGGCTCCCCTTCCCTCAGCCTCTCCACCGGGGCTGAGCCAGCTCAGGGCGGTGCTGACTCTGCGGGGACGCTAGCGGACGAGGTTTTTTCGACCGTGGACGAGGTTTTTTCAGCTCCGGATTCCCCGCATAAGGAGTTCCACTGCGCTGTGCTGCGAGCCCTCAGCAAGGAGTCATCAGTGTTAGAGGCAGCTAAGGCAGATCAGGCTCCAG ACGCAGAGCAGCTAGGGGAGCTTGAGGAAGAGCCCAAAGGCCAGAAACCCACCTCCACACCCCCCAGCACCCCGgtcagagcagaggaag AGTCCCTACCTGAACAAACCTATAAGGACGAGAGCGATGCAGCCACCCTGAGACAGACCCTTCCAGATTTAACACCCGACGACCCCTCCGACGCCCCAGCACTTCC GCCGAAGACTCCTGCCTCTGCCCCCGCCGTCGCTGCAGACACAGCCGAGGGGGAGGACGCCGCCGATGCCGCCGACCAGGAGGGCGACGAGTCTCCCAGCAAATCACCctctaaaaagaaaaagaagttcCGCACTCCTTCCTTcctaaagaaaaacaaaaaaaagacagagtcCTAG